The proteins below are encoded in one region of Takifugu rubripes chromosome 1, fTakRub1.2, whole genome shotgun sequence:
- the LOC101074102 gene encoding dickkopf-related protein 3-like, whose product MSEMSGKPSLLFLCFCVSVAEAHIWAWMLNMPHRPPKDGVRSPREHPPVARAATAVCDQERACGRGFSCDRHFGVCVPQRGEGHYCRRDAQCVRGLRCMFGKCHRSIPSGQEGARCKVDRDCLSSMCCARHHGERVCKRRLVRGAGCYIPDGGLAFSINQICPCDEGLLCREDSAPHRRERDFIYQPEWKTWTCQAPTP is encoded by the exons ATGTCCGAGATGTCTGGGAAGCCGTCCCTGCTCTTCCTGTGTTTCTGCGTCTCTGTGGCTGAAGCTCATATTTGGGCCTGGATGCTCAACATGCCCCACCGCCCTCCTAAAGATGGCGTGAGGTCCCCCAGGGAACACCCCCCTGTAGCTAGAGCAGCCACG GCCGTGTGTGACCAGGAAAGGGCCTGTGGACGGGGTTTCTCGTGCGATAGAcactttggtgtgtgtgttcctcagcgAGGGGAGGGCCACTACTGTCGGAGGGATGCCCAGTGCGTACGTGGCCTCCGCTGCATGTTCGGGAAGTGCCACCGCAGCATTCCCAGTGGACAGGAAG GTGCCAGATGTAAAGTGGACAGGGATTGCCTCTCATCCATGTGCTGCGCTCGGCACCACGGCGAGCGGGTGTGCAAGAGGCGCCTGGTTCGCGGCGCCGGCTGCTACATTCCCGACGGCGGCCTGGCGTTCAGCATAAACCAGATTTGCCCGTGCGATGAAGGGCTGCTGTGTCGTGAAGACAGCGCCCCACACAGGAGAGA GAGAGATTTTATTTATCAGCCAGAATGGAAAACCTGGACCTGCCAAGCGCCCACGCCTTGA
- the tectb gene encoding beta-tectorin, with translation MVPAGAFLLFLPIAWTCPPQKADYVMVSCFPNAIIANVPECPYGWEIDQLSLGGVCYTGIHSQGYYRFIISDLTPKNHSYCGTLSEFMPGKDPKYIFFNSIVSNDTLLTVRHQPVNYTFSCVYRAAYLVNHAVFSQRVATVYVNNGSLGTFKSQLSMNVFTNSKFLYAKDAPYVIDTSEIGSEVFIGIEAKGLSNRFKVVINNCWATPTPYSTDNKRWSLIINSCSSDSTVTIFENGKDSRSTFKFHSFRFQRLEKVSTVWLHCEVQVCDGDRLVCQPAPCSFRSLSTEAGGSGGILTSEFHIKGSSNNGHAKATSLLIPTVILVNTCWDLLTVSRT, from the exons ATGGTGCCTGCCGGGGCTTTCCTACTGTTCCTGCCTATTGCGTGGACCTGCCCCCCTCAGAAAGCAG ATTACGTCATGGTGTCGTGTTTCCCCAATGCCATCATCGCCAACGTCCCGGAGTGTCCCTACGGGTGGGAGATTGACCAGCTGTCCCTCGGTGGCGTCTGCTACACTGGGATTCACAGCCAGGGCTACTATCGCTTCATCATCTCTGACCTGACGCCCAAAAACCACTCGTACTGTGGCACGCTGTCTGAG TTCATGCCTGGCAAAGACCCCAAGTACATCTTCTTTAACTCCATTGTGTCCAACGACACTTTGCTAACGGTGAGACACCAGCCGGTCAACTACACCTTCAGCTGCGTGTACCGAGCGGCCTACCTGGTGAACCACGCCGTCTTCAGCCAAAG AGTGGCTACAGTTTACGTCAACAATGGCAGTTTAGGGACGTTTAAGTCACAGTTGTCTATGAACGTGTTCACG AATTCCAAGTTTCTCTATGCCAAAGATGCTCCGTACGTCATCGACACTTCTGAAATCGGCTCTGAAGTTTTCATTGGTATCGAGGCAAAAGGTCTGAGTAACAG ATTTAAAGTTGTAATAAACAACTGCTGGGCGACTCCAACGCCATATTCTACAGACAACAAGAGGTGGAGTCTGATCATTAACAG ctgctcctccgACAGCACTGTGACCATCTTTGAAAACGGCAAAGACAGCCGCTCCACCTTTAAGTTCCACTCCTTCCGCTTCCAGCGGCTGGAGAAGGTGTCGACGGTGTGGCTGCACTGCGAGGTCCAGGTTTGTGACGGAGACAGGCTTGTCTGCCAGCCA GCTCCTTGCTCTTTCAGGAGTCTGTCGACGGAAGCAGGGGGCAGTGGGGGCATCCTTACATCTGAGTTCCACATTAAAG GAAGCAGCAATAATGGACACGCTAAAG CAACATCACTCCTCATCCCAACAGTCATCCTGGTAAACACGTGCTGGGACTTATTAACCGTGTCAAGAACGTAG